One Malus domestica chromosome 11, GDT2T_hap1 genomic region harbors:
- the LOC103447057 gene encoding pentatricopeptide repeat-containing protein At5g59600, producing the protein MKIPSFSTFKLSPDDLALLLQKCMKARALRQGKQIHAVLLTSGVDMNLLSLSSKLVGMYAGCGDVGNAHQVFDKIPKPNVFALNWLVLASAFNGKFEDAIGYFYLMQELGIVGNKFTFPVVLKVCVGLMDLNKGKEVHAVVNKLGFEKDVSLANALIDMYYKCGSLCYARRVFDRMLDRDVVSWTSMICGYFNIGKTDQALLLFERMRLDGLEPNDFTWNAMIAGFARCGDTNRAYALLSRMTKEGLVPDFVTWNALISGFTQGQHADEAFKLFRMMLVSGIKANLVTITGLLPACGIIGSIQRGREIHGLIYRMGFDVNVFVASALIDMYSKCGSVKNARSVFDQNPVNNIASWNALIGCYGKYGMVDSSIELFERMQAEGVQANEVTLTSVLSACSHSGYVEKGLKIFKSMKMCHGVEPGTEHYACVVDLLCRSGKMVAAYELVKGMPIEVTESIIGAFFNGCKVHGRRDLAKMMAEAILKMELKRPGGFVTLSNIHAANGEWEEVENVRMVMKQRKILKQPGFSWLGKKMALSDLQ; encoded by the coding sequence ATGAAAATACCATCTTTTTCGACATTCAAGTTGTCTCCAGACGACTTGGCTTTGCTTTTACAGAAATGCATGAAAGCAAGGGCTCTGAGACAAGGCAAGCAAATTCATGCAGTGCTGTTAACAAGTGGGGTGGACATGAATTTGTTATCTTTGAGTTCAAAGCTTGTGGGGATGTATGCTGGTTGTGGGGATGTTGGGAATGCACACCAAGTGTTTGATAAAATTCCCAAGCCAAACGTCTTCGCGTTGAACTGGCTGGTTTTGGCGTCAGCGTTTAATGGGAAGTTTGAGGATGCAATTGGGTACTTTTATTTGATGCAAGAGTTGGGAATTGTTGGCAACAAGTTCACGTTTCCTGTCGTGCTTAAGGTTTGTGTTGGTTTGATGGATTTGAACAAGGGAAAGGAAGTTCATGCTGTGGTGAATAAACTTGGTTTTGAAAAGGATGTGTCTTTGGCAAATGCCTTGATTGACATGTATTATAAATGTGGAAGTTTGTGTTATGCTCGTCGCGTGTTTGATAGGATGCTCGACAGAGACGTTGTTTCTTGGACGTCGATGATATGCGGGTATTTTAACATAGGAAAGACTGATCAAGCGCTCCTCTTGTTTGAGAGGATGAGGTTGGATGGATTGGAACCGAATGATTTCACATGGAATGCAATGATAGCGGGGTTTGCTCGGTGTGGAGATACAAATCGAGCATATGCGCTTCTGTCTAGGATGACTAAAGAGGGATTGGTTCCTGATTTTGTTACTTGGAATGCGTTGATTTCAGGTTTTACCCAAGGCCAGCATGCTGATGAAGCATTTAAACTGTTCAGGATGATGTTGGTGTCTGGAATTAAAGCGAACCTCGTGACTATCACAGGGTTGCTACCAGCTTGTGGGATCATTGGTTCAATTCAAAGAGGGAGAGAAATTCATGGATTGATCTACAGGATGGGCTTTGACGTAAATGTGTTTGTTGCTAGTGCTCTTATTGATATGTACTCAAAATGTGGCAGTGTGAAAAATGCTCGAAGTGTATTTGACCAGAATCCTGTAAATAACATTGCATCATGGAATGCATTGATTGGATGTTATGGTAAGTACGGTATGGTTGATTCCTCCATAGAGCTTTTTGAAAGAATGCAAGCAGAAGGAGTGCAGGCAAATGAAGTGACTTTGACATCCGTACTTTCTGCGTGCAGCCACAGTGGTTATGTGGAGAAAGGTTTAAAGATTTTCAAGTCCATGAAAATGTGTCATGGAGTTGAGCCAGGTACAGAACATTATGCTTGTGTTGTTGATCTCTTGTGTCGGTCAGGAAAGATGGTAGCAGCTTACGAATTGGTTAAGGGAATGCCTATAGAAGTCACTGAATCTATCATTGGAGCCTTTTTCAACGGTTGCAAAGTCCATGGAAGAAGAGATCTTGCTAAAATGATGGCAGAAGCTATTCTAAAAATGGAGTTAAAGAGACCTGGAGGTTTTGTAACGCTTTCGAATATCCATGCTGCTAACGGAGAATGGGAAGAGGTTGAGAACGTAAGGATGGTGATGAAGCAGAGGAAGATTCTTAAGCAACCTGGATTTAGTTGGCTCGGTAAAAAGATGGCTTTGTCAGACTTGCAGTAG
- the LOC103429820 gene encoding G-type lectin S-receptor-like serine/threonine-protein kinase LECRK3, whose product MAFDVRYLLFFFLFMFLPFSTTAQTHRNISLGSSLTAQNDNSSWRSPSGDFAFGFRHIGNNGFLLAIWFDKIPEKTIVWSANGKNLVPQGSKVELTAEGQFSLSDIATGKSTWIASAAGTGVAHAAMLDTGNFVLATSNSSSLWESFSHPTDTILPSQTLNQGSRLYAHYTSTNYSRGRFMFAVQKIGNLVLYTTNFPQDYPYFGYWNYTDTLGRGFQVVFNRSGSVYLTDRNGAILNVVLSSMFSNQDLYQRATLDYDGVLRHYVFRKNNGSSGGTWSTLSFIPSNICMSILQPKGGGTCGFNSLCKHDQGRPVCQCPPGYTYMDPDDMLKGCKPNFVPQSCDEASSESDLFYMQEMQNAYWRVNEYDKFQDITEDWCRQTCLADCFCAVAGFRTGNCWLKGGPLLNGRIDANYSGKVLIKIRKDKSTSRSAGAAKNKKKKEYDSTLIVVGSVLLSSLGVLNFILPLITYMVVSRIYSRKAKVIPPYRVMAGMNLKCFTYDEIKDATDKFKEELGRGASATVFKGVLASDNGIGKCVAVKSLDSKVRGNDLEFNAEVSAIGRTSHRNLVQLLGFCNEGEHRMLVYEFMSNGSLASFVFGESRPKWCQRRHIVLGIARGLLYMHEECSSQIVHCDIKPQNILLDNSFTARIADFGLAKLLRMDQTRTTTGIRGTKGYVAPEWFKNLPITVKVDVYSFGILLLEIICCRKKFEKDAEDENQMILADWAYDCYKNRKLHLLFLNDGEAKEDIKEMEKYVMIAIWCIEEDPLLRPTMKNVTLMLEGNVEVSVTPDPSSFTTSAL is encoded by the coding sequence ATGGCTTTTGATGTTCGatatcttctcttcttcttccttttcatgtttctACCATTTTCCACCACTGCTCAAACTCATAGAAACATATCTTTAGGCTCATCACTCACCGCACAAAATGATAACTCATCTTGGCGGTCACCATCTGGTGATTTCGCTTTCGGTTTTCGACATATTGGAAACAACGGTTTCCTACTAGCCATCTGGTTCGATAAGATACCGGAGAAAACCATTGTGTGGTCAGCCAATGGGAAAAATCTTGTGCCACAAGGATCGAAAGTTGAGCTCACTGCAGAAGGCCAGTTTAGCCTTAGTGACATTGCAACGGGCAAAAGCACATGGATTGCTTCTGCTGCTGGTACTGGAGTTGCACATGCAGCCATGCTAGACACCGGAAACTTTGTGCTGGCCACCTCAAATTCAAGCAGTTTGTGGGAGAGTTTTAGTCATCCAACCGATACAATTTTACCCTCACAAACTCTAAATCAAGGCAGCAGACTCTATGCTCACTACACGTCAACAAATTATTCGAGAGGTAGATTCATGTTTGCAgtacaaaaaattggaaatctTGTGCTTTACACAACAAATTTCCCACAAGATTATCCTTATTTCGGTTATTGGAATTACACCGATACTCTGGGAAGAGGCTTTCAGGTAGTCTTCAACCGGTCTGGTTCTGTTTACCTTACTGATAGGAATGGAGCGATACTTAATGTGGTATTATCCTCTATGTTTTCGAACCAAGATTTGTACCAGAGAGCAACTCTTGACTATGATGGAGTTTTGAGGCACTATGTTTTTCGTAAAAACAATGGCTCGAGTGGCGGAACATGGTCTACATTGTCCTTCATACCTTCGAACATCTGCATGAGTATCTTGCAACCAAAAGGCGGGGGCACGTGTGGCTTTAACAGCTTATGTAAACATGACCAAGGCCGACCGGTTTGCCAGTGCCCACCTGGTTATACCTACATGGATCCAGATGATATGTTGAAAGGCTGCAAACCTAACTTTGTTCCACAAAGCTGTGATGAGGCCTCATCGGAAAGTGATCTTTTCTATatgcaagagatgcaaaatgCGTATTGGCGTGTAAATGAATATGACAAGTTTCAAGACATAACTGAGGATTGGTGCAGGCAGACTTGCCTAGCTGATTGCTTCTGTGCAGTTGCCGGTTTTAGAACTGGTAACTGTTGGTTGAAAGGAGGTCCTCTTCTCAATGGGAGGATCGACGCAAATTATAGCGGGAAAGTATTAATCAAAATAAGGAAAGATAAATCTACTTCCAGATCAGCTGGCGCTGCaaagaacaaaaagaagaaagaatatgATTCAACTTTGATTGTAGTTGGATCAGTGCTCTTGAGTAGCTTGGGGGTTCTCAATTTCATCTTGCCCTTAATAACCTATATGGTTGTTTCTCGCATTTATTCTCGAAAAGCTAAGGTGATTCCACCCTATAGGGTTATGGCAGGCATGAATTTGAAGTGTTTCACTTATGACGAGATAAAAGATGCTACAGACAAATTCAAGGAAGAACTAGGACGCGGTGCATCTGCAACTGTTTTTAAAGGAGTTTTAGCGTCCGATAATGGGATTGGAAAGTGTGTTGCTGTCAAAAGTTTAGACTCGAAGGTTAGAGGAAATGATTTGGAATTCAATGCTGAAGTGAGTGCAATTGGCAGAACAAGTCACAGAAATCTAGTCCAACTACTTGGGTTTTGTAACGAGGGTGAGCACCGAATGCTTGTGTATGAGTTCATGAGCAATGGATCTTTAGCGAGCTTTGTTTTTGGAGAGTCGAGGCCAAAGTGGTGCCAGAGAAGGCATATTGTCTTGGGAATCGCAAGAGGGCTCTTGTATATGCATGAGGAGTGCAGCAGCCAGATTGTACATTGTGACATCAAgcctcaaaacattcttctCGACAACTCTTTCACCGCAAGAATTGCTGACTTTGGATTAGCCAAGCTTTTGAGAATGGACCAGACTCGAACCACAACTGGAATCAGGGGAACGAAAGGGTATGTGGCCCCGGAATGGTTCAAAAACTTGCCTATCACAGTGAAGGTGGATGTTTACAGCTTTGGCATTTTGTTGTTGGAGATTATTTGCTGCCGgaagaaatttgaaaaagacGCTGAGGATGAAAATCAAATGATACTGGCTGATTGGGCTTACGATTGCTATAAGAATAGAAAACTGCACCTTCTATTTCTGAATGATGGTGAGGCGAAGGAAGACATCAAGGAGATGGAGAAGTACGTGATGATTGCAATATGGTGCATCGAGGAGGATCCATTGCTGAGACCTACGATGAAGAATGTCACACTGATGCTCGAAGGTAATGTTGAAGTCTCAGTTACTCCTGATCCATCCTCTTTCACAACTTCGGCACTTTGA
- the LOC103412692 gene encoding G-type lectin S-receptor-like serine/threonine-protein kinase LECRK3, whose translation MGGGACGLNSLCTLQDQGPTCHCPNGYSFIDPKDERRGCKQNFASQSCGEASKEETDLFDFQELQNTDYPGGNYAQFLGVTEDWCKQNCLDDCFCAGVFFRTGKCVKKRVPLSNGRTDPCFTGKTLIKFGKQNSTVKSGGGSNTEKKDNKTSILFGPVILSGSAVLNFLLPLITYLVVSRAYSRKVKVIQPYPVISGMNLKHFTYEELNNATNQFEEELGRGASAIVFKGVLASDNGKSVAVKSLDARVRENDLEFKAEVSAIGRTNHRNLVQLIGFCYEGEHRILVYEFMSNGSLASFLFGESMPNWYQRRKIALEIARGLFYLHEECSSQIVHCDIKPQNILLDDSFTATISDFGLAKLLRIDQTLTMTGIRGTKGYVAPEWWKRLPITAKVDIYSYGILLLEIIFCKKHFEAAAEDEDPMILADWAYDCYKQNELHQLLKNDDEAMHDMKEMEKYVMIAIWCIQEDPLLRPTMKKVTLMLEGTVEVSAPPDPSSFISSIL comes from the coding sequence ATGGGCGGTGGTGCATGTGGCCTAAACAGCCTGTGCACGCTTCAAGATCAAGGACCGACTTGCCACTGCCCAAATGGTTACTCCTTTATTGATCCAAAGGATGAGCGCAGAGGATGCAAGCAAAACTTTGCCTCACAGAGTTGTGGTGAAGCGTCAAAGGAGGAAACAGATCTTTTCGATTTCCAAGAGCTGCAAAACACAGATTATCCAGGTGGAAATTACGCGCAGTTTCTGGGGGTAACTGAGGATTGGTGCAAACAGAATTGCCTGGATGATTGTTTTTGTGCCGGGGTATTTTTCAGAACCGGAAAGTGTGTTAAGAAGAGAGTCCCTTTGTCAAATGGGAGGACTGATCCCTGTTTTACTGGAAAAACTCTGATAAAATTTGGGAAACAAAATTCGACTGTGAAATCAGGTGGAGGTTCCAACACAGAAAAGAAAGACAATAAAACTTCGATCCTTTTCGGACCAGTCATCCTGAGTGGCTCTGCGGTTCTAAACTTCCTCCTACCATTGATAACCTATTTGGTTGTTTCGCGAGCCTATTCGAGAAAAGTGAAGGTGATTCAACCTTATCCAGTCATCTCTGGTATGAATTTGAAGCATTTCACTTATGAGGAGCTAAACAATGCTACAAACCAATTCGAGGAAGAACTAGGACGTGGTGCTTCAGCAATAGTCTTCAAAGGAGTTCTAGCCTCTGATAATGGGAAGAGCGTTGCTGTCAAAAGCTTAGACGCTAGGGTCAGGGAAAATGATTTGGAATTTAAAGCGGAAGTGAGTGCTATTGGCCGAACAAACCACAGAAATTTAGTCCAGCTAATTGGATTTTGTTACGAGGGAGAGCACCGAATTCTGGTGTACGAGTTTATGAGCAACGGATCTTTAGCGAGCTTCCTCTTTGGAGAGTCGATGCCAAACTGGTATCAAAGGAGGAAAATCGCCTTGGAAATTGCAAGAGGGCTGTTTTATTTGCACGAGGAGTGTAGCAGCCAAATCGTGCATTGTGACATCAAgcctcaaaacattcttcttgATGACTCTTTCACTGCAACAATTTCTGACTTCGGTTtagcaaagcttttgagaatcgACCAGACTCTAACCATGACGGGAATCAGGGGAACAAAAGGTTATGTGGCCCCTGAATGGTGGAAAAGGTTGCCTATCACAGCCAAGGTTGATATTTATAGCTACGGAATTTTGTTGTTAGAGATTATTTTCTGTAAGAAGCATTTCGAGGCAGCAGCAGAGGATGAAGATCCAATGATACTAGCTGATTGGGCGTACGATTGCTATAAGCAGAATGAGCTGCACCAGCTATTGAAGAATGATGATGAGGCAATGCACGACATGAAGGAGATGGAGAAGTATGTGATGATTGCAATATGGTGCATTCAGGAGGATCCGTTGCTCAGACCtaccatgaagaaagtcacATTGATGCTCGAAGGAACTGTCGAAGTCTCAGCTCCTCCCGATCCATCTTCTTTCATAAGTTCAATACTTTAA